Part of the Phycisphaerales bacterium genome, GCCGCCGTACCTGCGGCGGTGCGAATCGGGCTGGTCGCACGCGGTAGCCATCGTGGTCTTCAACACCATCACGCTTGAACTCGACGTGCGGACCACGCCTCCCGCAAGCCAACCCGGCGTCGAGCTGCGCGACCTCATTCCGGCCTCGGTACTCGACGCCGACGGCACCGTGCTGCTGGAAGGCCCGCCCGTGCCCGGCCAGCTTTCCTATCGAACCAGCATCATGCTCGGCCCGGGGGTGTACTCCCTCGAGAGCAGTGGCACCCTGGCATCGAGCACCGAGGGCACGCCCGGCCTGGACGCGACTGCGGCCCACACGATCGAGTTCACCTTCACGGCCGGCTGCCGGGCCGACCTGGACGGCGACGGTGTGCTGACGCTCTTCGACTTCCTGGTGTTCCAGGACGAGTTCGGCATCGGTCGCACGCTCATCGCCGACTGGGATCGCGACGGTGAGCTAACGGTGTTCGACTTCCTGGGCTATCTGAATGACTTTAGCGCGGGCTGCCCGTAAACCGCCCCTACGCCGGCCCC contains:
- a CDS encoding GC-type dockerin domain-anchored protein codes for the protein MPLDRQFAIACTVLAAFPLGTAAQVDAFVAAADVRAHGLGELDRGFGVPIFEERSVLGDRMPFPSAELFLPVGPATIPEPGVVATVLVEGELESPAIEPIQRLTADVGVEIDQLFDPIEPPYLRRCESGWSHAVAIVVFNTITLELDVRTTPPASQPGVELRDLIPASVLDADGTVLLEGPPVPGQLSYRTSIMLGPGVYSLESSGTLASSTEGTPGLDATAAHTIEFTFTAGCRADLDGDGVLTLFDFLVFQDEFGIGRTLIADWDRDGELTVFDFLGYLNDFSAGCP